Proteins encoded within one genomic window of Elephas maximus indicus isolate mEleMax1 chromosome 21, mEleMax1 primary haplotype, whole genome shotgun sequence:
- the ADCY7 gene encoding adenylate cyclase type 7 isoform X1 gives MPAKGRYFLNEGEEGPDQDALYERYSLTSQRGPLLLTFLLVAIAACTALIVIEFINWDPSKLKTLLGTAVVVLVVFVALYLLVYVDCLVRRGLRALALLTWACLMTLGYVLLYDSRMKGACSWEQVPFFLFVIFVVYTLLPFSMWGAVAVGVVSTVSHLLVLGILLGAHKMPSDHIVLKLLANAIIFLCGNLTGAFHKHRMQDASRDLFTYTVKCIQVRSKLRIEKRQQENLLLSVLPAHISMGMKLAIIERLKEHRDRRYMPDNNFHSLYVKRHQNVSILYADIVGFTQLASDCSPKELVVMLNELFGKFDQIAKANECMRIKILGDCYYCVSGLPVSLPTHARNCVKMGLDMCEAIKQVREATGVDINMRVGIHSGNVLCGVIGLLKWQYDVWSHDVSLANRMEASGVPGRVHITEATLNHLDKAYEVEDGHGQQRDPYLKEMNIRTYLVIDPRSQQPPPPCQHLPRPKGDAALKMRASVRMTRYLESWGAARPFAHLNHRESVSVSETPDPNSRRPRAIPLRRHRTPDKSASLKGRSEDDSYNDEMWSAIEGLTSTRCGPPHSCAAAPRFCCSRSDDFHTCTWVSIFQEKGLEREYRLAPIPRARHYFACAGLVFLCILLIHVLLMPRMAALGVSFGLVACVLGLVLGLSFADQFLRCCPAWGMLRAISERVETQSLLRVSLAIVTISSLLTIAIISLPLLPVPALGPPGGNETSRNTVSSQTSCELLLHYTSSCILGFIACSVFLWMSLELKFVLLTVALVAYLVLFNISPCWQWACCSHSLGNLTETNGTLSSSCPWSDLKTMINFYLVLFYVTLVMLSMQTDYYCRLDCLWKKKFKKEQEEFETMENVNRLLLENVLPAHVAAHFIGDKLNEDWYHQSYDCVCVMFASVPDFKVFYTECDINKEGLECLRLLNEIIADFDELLLKPKFSGVEKIKTIGSTYMAAAGLSVTSGHENQDLERQHAQIGIMVEFSLALMSKLDGINRHSFNSFRLRVGINHGPVIAGVIGARKPQYDIWGNTVNVASRMESTGELGKIQVTEETCTILQGLGYSCECRGLINVKGKGELTTYFVCTDTAKFQGLGLN, from the exons ATGCCAGCCAAGGGGCGCTATTTCCTCAACGAGGGTGAGGAGGGCCCAGACCAGGATGCGCTGTATGAGAGGTATAGCCTCACCAGCCAGCGCGGGCCGCTGCTGCTCACATTCCTGCTGGTGGCTATTGCGGCCTGCACTGCCCTCATCGTCATCGAGTTCATCAACTGG GACCCCTCCAAACTCAAGACTCTCCTGGGGACGGCGGTCGTGGTGCTTGTCGTGTTTGTTGCCCTCTACCTGCTGGTGTATGTCGACTGCCTTGTGCGGCGGGGGCTCAGGGCCCTGGCGCTGCTCACCTGGGCCTGCCTCATGACGCTGGGTTACGTGCTGCTGTACGACTCACGGATGAAGGGGGCCTGCTCCTGGGAGCAG GTGCCCTTCTTCCTGTTTGTCATCTTCGTGGTGTACACGCTGCTGCCCTTCAGCATGTGGGGGGCCGTCGCAGTGGGGGTCGTCTCCACTGTCTCCCACCTCCTCGTGCTCGGCATCCTCCTGGGGGCCCACAAGATGCCTAGTGACCACATAGTGCTGAAG CTGCTGGCCAATGCCATCATCTTCTTGTGCGGGAACCTGACTGGCGCCTTCCACAAGCACCGGATGCAGGATGCCTCCAGAGACCTGTTCACCTACACTGTGAAGTGCATCCAGGTCCGGAGCAAGCTGCGCATCGAGAAGCGGCAGCAG GAGAACCTGCTGCTCTCGGTGCTGCCAGCCCACATCTCCATGGGCATGAAGCTGGCCATCATTGAGCGCCTCAAGGAGCACAGGGACCGCCGCTACATGCCCGACAACAACTTCCACAGCCTGTATGTCAAGCGGCACCAGAACGTCAG CATCCTCTACGCAGACATTGTGGGCTTCACGCAGCTGGCCAGTGACTGCTCCCCCAAGGAGCTGGTGGTGATGCTTAACGAGCTCTTTGGAAAGTTCGACCAGATTGCCAAG GCCAACGAGTGCATGCGGATCAAGATCCTGGGTGACTGCTATTACTGCGTGTCGGGCCTGCCTGTGTCCCTGCCCACTCATGCCCGGAACTGCGTGAAGATGGGGCTGGACATGTGTGAGGCCATCAA GCAGGTGCGGGAGGCCACGGGTGTGGACATCAACATGCGCGTGGGCATCCACTCCGGGAACGTGCTGTGCGGTGTCATCGGGCTGCTCAAGTGGCAGTATGACGTATGGTCCCACGACGTGTCCCTGGCCAACAGGATGGAGGCATCTGGAGTCCCCGG CCGGGTGCACATCACGGAGGCGACGCTGAACCACCTGGACAAGGCGTACGAAGTGGAGGATGGGCACGGGCAGCAGAGGGACCCCTACCTGAAGGAGATGAATATCCGCACCTACCTGGTCATCGACCCCCGG AGCCAGCAGCCACCTCCGCCCTGCCAGCACCTCCCCAGGCCCAAGGGGGACGCAGCTCTGAAGATGCGGGCGTCAGTGCGGATGACCCGCTACCTGGAGTCCTGGGGTGCCGCGCGGCCCTTCGCGCACCTCAACCATCGCGAGAGCGTGAGCGTCAGTGAGACCCCTGACCCCAACAGCCGGAGGCCCAGG GCCATTCCTCTGCGGCGCCACCGGACCCCAGACAA AAGTGCGTCTCTCAAGGGGCGGTCGGAGGATGACTCCTACAACGATGAGATGTGGTCGGCCATCGAGGGGCTCACTTCCACAAG GTGTGGCCCCCCTCACTCCTGTGCTGCCGCCCCCAGGTTCTGCTGCTCCAGGTCAGATGACTTCCACACCTGCACCTGGGTGTCCATCTTCCAGGAGAAGGGCCTTGAGCGAGAG TACCGCCTGGCACCCATCCCCCGGGCCCGCCACTACTTCGCCTGTGCCGGCCTCGTCTTCCTCTGCATCCTGCTCATCCATGTCCTGCTGATGCCCAG GATGGCGGCTCTGGGTGTGTCCTTTGGGCTGGTGGCCTGTGTGCTGGGGCTAGTGCTGGGCCTGTCCTTTGCTGATCAGTTCTTG AGGTGCTGCCCAGCCTGGGGGATGCTCCGGGCCATCTCTGAGAGGGTGGAGACACAGTCCCTGCTGAGGGTGTCCCTGGCCATCGTGACCATCAGCAGCCTGCTCACCATTGCCATCATCAGCCTG CCGCTGCTCCCTGTCCCAGCACTGGGACCACCTGGTGGGAACGAGACGAGCCGGAACACTGTGAGCAGCCAGACCTCATGTGAGCTGCTGCTG CATTACACCAGCAGCTGCATCCTGGGCTTCATTGCTTGCTCCGTCTTCCTGTGGATGAGCCTGGAGCTGAAGTTCGTGCTGCTGACCGTGGCCTTGGTGGCCTACCTGGTGCTCTTTAACATCTCTCCGTGCTGGCAGTGGGCCTGCTGCAGCCACAGCCTGGGCAACCTCACGGAGACCAACGGCACCCTCAG CTCCTCTTGTCCATGGAGTGATCTGAAGACAATGATTAATTTCTACCTGGTTCTGTTCTATGTCACCCTCGTCATGCTCTCCATGCAG ACTGACTACTACTGCCGTCTGGACTGTTTGTGGAAGAAGAAGTTCAAGAAGGAGCAGGAGGAGTTTGAGACCATGGAGAATGTGAACCGCCTTCTTCTGGAGAACGTCCTGCCAGCCCATGTGGCCGCCCACTTCATTGGCGACAAATTAAATGAG GACTGGTACCACCAGTCGTATGACTGCGTCTGTGTCATGTTTGCGTCCGTGCCGGATTTCAAAGTGTTCTATACCGAGTGCGACATCAACAAGGAAGGGCTGGAGTGCCTGCGCCTGCTGAACGAGATCATTGCGGACTTTGACGAG CTGCTGTTAAAGCCCAAGTTCAGTGGGGTGGAGAAGATCAAGACCATCGGCAGCACATACATGGCAGCAGCGGGGCTCAGCGTCACCTCAGGGCATGAGAACCAG GACCTGGAGCGGCAGCACGCCCAGATCGGCATCATGGTGGAGTTCAGCCTCGCCCTGATGAGCAAGCTGGACGGCATCAACAGGCACTCCTTCAACTCCTTCCGCCTCCGTGTCG GCATAAACCACGGGCCCGTGATTGCTGGGGTGATCGGGGCGCGGAAACCTCAGTATGACATCTGGGGAAACACGGTCAATGTTGCCAGCCGAATGGAGAGCACTGGGGAACTTGGGAAAATCCAG gtTACTGAGGAGACATGCACCATCCTGCAGGGACTGGGCTACTCCTGTGAGTGCCGCGGACTGATTAATGTCAAAGGCAAGGGCGAACTGACGACTTACTTCGTCTGCACAGACACTGCCAAGTTCCAAGGGCTGGGGCTGAACTGA
- the ADCY7 gene encoding adenylate cyclase type 7 isoform X3, which translates to MPAKGRYFLNEGEEGPDQDALYERYSLTSQRGPLLLTFLLVAIAACTALIVIEFINWDPSKLKTLLGTAVVVLVVFVALYLLVYVDCLVRRGLRALALLTWACLMTLGYVLLYDSRMKGACSWEQVPFFLFVIFVVYTLLPFSMWGAVAVGVVSTVSHLLVLGILLGAHKMPSDHIVLKLLANAIIFLCGNLTGAFHKHRMQDASRDLFTYTVKCIQVRSKLRIEKRQQENLLLSVLPAHISMGMKLAIIERLKEHRDRRYMPDNNFHSLYVKRHQNVSILYADIVGFTQLASDCSPKELVVMLNELFGKFDQIAKANECMRIKILGDCYYCVSGLPVSLPTHARNCVKMGLDMCEAIKQVREATGVDINMRVGIHSGNVLCGVIGLLKWQYDVWSHDVSLANRMEASGVPGRVHITEATLNHLDKAYEVEDGHGQQRDPYLKEMNIRTYLVIDPRSQQPPPPCQHLPRPKGDAALKMRASVRMTRYLESWGAARPFAHLNHRESVSVSETPDPNSRRPRAIPLRRHRTPDKSASLKGRSEDDSYNDEMWSAIEGLTSTRCGPPHSCAAAPRFCCSRSDDFHTCTWVSIFQEKGLEREYRLAPIPRARHYFACAGLVFLCILLIHVLLMPRMAALGVSFGLVACVLGLVLGLSFADQFLRCCPAWGMLRAISERVETQSLLRVSLAIVTISSLLTIAIISLPLLPVPALGPPGGNETSRNTVSSQTSCELLLHYTSSCILGFIACSVFLWMSLELKFVLLTVALVAYLVLFNISPCWQWACCSHSLGNLTETNGTLSSSCPWSDLKTMINFYLVLFYVTLVMLSMQTDYYCRLDCLWKKKFKKEQEEFETMENVNRLLLENVLPAHVAAHFIGDKLNENHWGCLKQRPEPGPTPTHGQESPC; encoded by the exons ATGCCAGCCAAGGGGCGCTATTTCCTCAACGAGGGTGAGGAGGGCCCAGACCAGGATGCGCTGTATGAGAGGTATAGCCTCACCAGCCAGCGCGGGCCGCTGCTGCTCACATTCCTGCTGGTGGCTATTGCGGCCTGCACTGCCCTCATCGTCATCGAGTTCATCAACTGG GACCCCTCCAAACTCAAGACTCTCCTGGGGACGGCGGTCGTGGTGCTTGTCGTGTTTGTTGCCCTCTACCTGCTGGTGTATGTCGACTGCCTTGTGCGGCGGGGGCTCAGGGCCCTGGCGCTGCTCACCTGGGCCTGCCTCATGACGCTGGGTTACGTGCTGCTGTACGACTCACGGATGAAGGGGGCCTGCTCCTGGGAGCAG GTGCCCTTCTTCCTGTTTGTCATCTTCGTGGTGTACACGCTGCTGCCCTTCAGCATGTGGGGGGCCGTCGCAGTGGGGGTCGTCTCCACTGTCTCCCACCTCCTCGTGCTCGGCATCCTCCTGGGGGCCCACAAGATGCCTAGTGACCACATAGTGCTGAAG CTGCTGGCCAATGCCATCATCTTCTTGTGCGGGAACCTGACTGGCGCCTTCCACAAGCACCGGATGCAGGATGCCTCCAGAGACCTGTTCACCTACACTGTGAAGTGCATCCAGGTCCGGAGCAAGCTGCGCATCGAGAAGCGGCAGCAG GAGAACCTGCTGCTCTCGGTGCTGCCAGCCCACATCTCCATGGGCATGAAGCTGGCCATCATTGAGCGCCTCAAGGAGCACAGGGACCGCCGCTACATGCCCGACAACAACTTCCACAGCCTGTATGTCAAGCGGCACCAGAACGTCAG CATCCTCTACGCAGACATTGTGGGCTTCACGCAGCTGGCCAGTGACTGCTCCCCCAAGGAGCTGGTGGTGATGCTTAACGAGCTCTTTGGAAAGTTCGACCAGATTGCCAAG GCCAACGAGTGCATGCGGATCAAGATCCTGGGTGACTGCTATTACTGCGTGTCGGGCCTGCCTGTGTCCCTGCCCACTCATGCCCGGAACTGCGTGAAGATGGGGCTGGACATGTGTGAGGCCATCAA GCAGGTGCGGGAGGCCACGGGTGTGGACATCAACATGCGCGTGGGCATCCACTCCGGGAACGTGCTGTGCGGTGTCATCGGGCTGCTCAAGTGGCAGTATGACGTATGGTCCCACGACGTGTCCCTGGCCAACAGGATGGAGGCATCTGGAGTCCCCGG CCGGGTGCACATCACGGAGGCGACGCTGAACCACCTGGACAAGGCGTACGAAGTGGAGGATGGGCACGGGCAGCAGAGGGACCCCTACCTGAAGGAGATGAATATCCGCACCTACCTGGTCATCGACCCCCGG AGCCAGCAGCCACCTCCGCCCTGCCAGCACCTCCCCAGGCCCAAGGGGGACGCAGCTCTGAAGATGCGGGCGTCAGTGCGGATGACCCGCTACCTGGAGTCCTGGGGTGCCGCGCGGCCCTTCGCGCACCTCAACCATCGCGAGAGCGTGAGCGTCAGTGAGACCCCTGACCCCAACAGCCGGAGGCCCAGG GCCATTCCTCTGCGGCGCCACCGGACCCCAGACAA AAGTGCGTCTCTCAAGGGGCGGTCGGAGGATGACTCCTACAACGATGAGATGTGGTCGGCCATCGAGGGGCTCACTTCCACAAG GTGTGGCCCCCCTCACTCCTGTGCTGCCGCCCCCAGGTTCTGCTGCTCCAGGTCAGATGACTTCCACACCTGCACCTGGGTGTCCATCTTCCAGGAGAAGGGCCTTGAGCGAGAG TACCGCCTGGCACCCATCCCCCGGGCCCGCCACTACTTCGCCTGTGCCGGCCTCGTCTTCCTCTGCATCCTGCTCATCCATGTCCTGCTGATGCCCAG GATGGCGGCTCTGGGTGTGTCCTTTGGGCTGGTGGCCTGTGTGCTGGGGCTAGTGCTGGGCCTGTCCTTTGCTGATCAGTTCTTG AGGTGCTGCCCAGCCTGGGGGATGCTCCGGGCCATCTCTGAGAGGGTGGAGACACAGTCCCTGCTGAGGGTGTCCCTGGCCATCGTGACCATCAGCAGCCTGCTCACCATTGCCATCATCAGCCTG CCGCTGCTCCCTGTCCCAGCACTGGGACCACCTGGTGGGAACGAGACGAGCCGGAACACTGTGAGCAGCCAGACCTCATGTGAGCTGCTGCTG CATTACACCAGCAGCTGCATCCTGGGCTTCATTGCTTGCTCCGTCTTCCTGTGGATGAGCCTGGAGCTGAAGTTCGTGCTGCTGACCGTGGCCTTGGTGGCCTACCTGGTGCTCTTTAACATCTCTCCGTGCTGGCAGTGGGCCTGCTGCAGCCACAGCCTGGGCAACCTCACGGAGACCAACGGCACCCTCAG CTCCTCTTGTCCATGGAGTGATCTGAAGACAATGATTAATTTCTACCTGGTTCTGTTCTATGTCACCCTCGTCATGCTCTCCATGCAG ACTGACTACTACTGCCGTCTGGACTGTTTGTGGAAGAAGAAGTTCAAGAAGGAGCAGGAGGAGTTTGAGACCATGGAGAATGTGAACCGCCTTCTTCTGGAGAACGTCCTGCCAGCCCATGTGGCCGCCCACTTCATTGGCGACAAATTAAATGAG aatcactgggGGTGCTTAAAGCAGAGACCTGAACCCGGCCCCACCCCGACCCATGGACAGGAATCTCCCTGTTGA
- the ADCY7 gene encoding adenylate cyclase type 7 isoform X2, with product MPAKGRYFLNEGEEGPDQDALYERYSLTSQRGPLLLTFLLVAIAACTALIVIEFINWDPSKLKTLLGTAVVVLVVFVALYLLVYVDCLVRRGLRALALLTWACLMTLGYVLLYDSRMKGACSWEQVPFFLFVIFVVYTLLPFSMWGAVAVGVVSTVSHLLVLGILLGAHKMPSDHIVLKLLANAIIFLCGNLTGAFHKHRMQDASRDLFTYTVKCIQVRSKLRIEKRQQENLLLSVLPAHISMGMKLAIIERLKEHRDRRYMPDNNFHSLYVKRHQNVSILYADIVGFTQLASDCSPKELVVMLNELFGKFDQIAKANECMRIKILGDCYYCVSGLPVSLPTHARNCVKMGLDMCEAIKQVREATGVDINMRVGIHSGNVLCGVIGLLKWQYDVWSHDVSLANRMEASGVPGRVHITEATLNHLDKAYEVEDGHGQQRDPYLKEMNIRTYLVIDPRSQQPPPPCQHLPRPKGDAALKMRASVRMTRYLESWGAARPFAHLNHRESVSVSETPDPNSRRPRAIPLRRHRTPDKSASLKGRSEDDSYNDEMWSAIEGLTSTRFCCSRSDDFHTCTWVSIFQEKGLEREYRLAPIPRARHYFACAGLVFLCILLIHVLLMPRMAALGVSFGLVACVLGLVLGLSFADQFLRCCPAWGMLRAISERVETQSLLRVSLAIVTISSLLTIAIISLPLLPVPALGPPGGNETSRNTVSSQTSCELLLHYTSSCILGFIACSVFLWMSLELKFVLLTVALVAYLVLFNISPCWQWACCSHSLGNLTETNGTLSSSCPWSDLKTMINFYLVLFYVTLVMLSMQTDYYCRLDCLWKKKFKKEQEEFETMENVNRLLLENVLPAHVAAHFIGDKLNEDWYHQSYDCVCVMFASVPDFKVFYTECDINKEGLECLRLLNEIIADFDELLLKPKFSGVEKIKTIGSTYMAAAGLSVTSGHENQDLERQHAQIGIMVEFSLALMSKLDGINRHSFNSFRLRVGINHGPVIAGVIGARKPQYDIWGNTVNVASRMESTGELGKIQVTEETCTILQGLGYSCECRGLINVKGKGELTTYFVCTDTAKFQGLGLN from the exons ATGCCAGCCAAGGGGCGCTATTTCCTCAACGAGGGTGAGGAGGGCCCAGACCAGGATGCGCTGTATGAGAGGTATAGCCTCACCAGCCAGCGCGGGCCGCTGCTGCTCACATTCCTGCTGGTGGCTATTGCGGCCTGCACTGCCCTCATCGTCATCGAGTTCATCAACTGG GACCCCTCCAAACTCAAGACTCTCCTGGGGACGGCGGTCGTGGTGCTTGTCGTGTTTGTTGCCCTCTACCTGCTGGTGTATGTCGACTGCCTTGTGCGGCGGGGGCTCAGGGCCCTGGCGCTGCTCACCTGGGCCTGCCTCATGACGCTGGGTTACGTGCTGCTGTACGACTCACGGATGAAGGGGGCCTGCTCCTGGGAGCAG GTGCCCTTCTTCCTGTTTGTCATCTTCGTGGTGTACACGCTGCTGCCCTTCAGCATGTGGGGGGCCGTCGCAGTGGGGGTCGTCTCCACTGTCTCCCACCTCCTCGTGCTCGGCATCCTCCTGGGGGCCCACAAGATGCCTAGTGACCACATAGTGCTGAAG CTGCTGGCCAATGCCATCATCTTCTTGTGCGGGAACCTGACTGGCGCCTTCCACAAGCACCGGATGCAGGATGCCTCCAGAGACCTGTTCACCTACACTGTGAAGTGCATCCAGGTCCGGAGCAAGCTGCGCATCGAGAAGCGGCAGCAG GAGAACCTGCTGCTCTCGGTGCTGCCAGCCCACATCTCCATGGGCATGAAGCTGGCCATCATTGAGCGCCTCAAGGAGCACAGGGACCGCCGCTACATGCCCGACAACAACTTCCACAGCCTGTATGTCAAGCGGCACCAGAACGTCAG CATCCTCTACGCAGACATTGTGGGCTTCACGCAGCTGGCCAGTGACTGCTCCCCCAAGGAGCTGGTGGTGATGCTTAACGAGCTCTTTGGAAAGTTCGACCAGATTGCCAAG GCCAACGAGTGCATGCGGATCAAGATCCTGGGTGACTGCTATTACTGCGTGTCGGGCCTGCCTGTGTCCCTGCCCACTCATGCCCGGAACTGCGTGAAGATGGGGCTGGACATGTGTGAGGCCATCAA GCAGGTGCGGGAGGCCACGGGTGTGGACATCAACATGCGCGTGGGCATCCACTCCGGGAACGTGCTGTGCGGTGTCATCGGGCTGCTCAAGTGGCAGTATGACGTATGGTCCCACGACGTGTCCCTGGCCAACAGGATGGAGGCATCTGGAGTCCCCGG CCGGGTGCACATCACGGAGGCGACGCTGAACCACCTGGACAAGGCGTACGAAGTGGAGGATGGGCACGGGCAGCAGAGGGACCCCTACCTGAAGGAGATGAATATCCGCACCTACCTGGTCATCGACCCCCGG AGCCAGCAGCCACCTCCGCCCTGCCAGCACCTCCCCAGGCCCAAGGGGGACGCAGCTCTGAAGATGCGGGCGTCAGTGCGGATGACCCGCTACCTGGAGTCCTGGGGTGCCGCGCGGCCCTTCGCGCACCTCAACCATCGCGAGAGCGTGAGCGTCAGTGAGACCCCTGACCCCAACAGCCGGAGGCCCAGG GCCATTCCTCTGCGGCGCCACCGGACCCCAGACAA AAGTGCGTCTCTCAAGGGGCGGTCGGAGGATGACTCCTACAACGATGAGATGTGGTCGGCCATCGAGGGGCTCACTTCCACAAG GTTCTGCTGCTCCAGGTCAGATGACTTCCACACCTGCACCTGGGTGTCCATCTTCCAGGAGAAGGGCCTTGAGCGAGAG TACCGCCTGGCACCCATCCCCCGGGCCCGCCACTACTTCGCCTGTGCCGGCCTCGTCTTCCTCTGCATCCTGCTCATCCATGTCCTGCTGATGCCCAG GATGGCGGCTCTGGGTGTGTCCTTTGGGCTGGTGGCCTGTGTGCTGGGGCTAGTGCTGGGCCTGTCCTTTGCTGATCAGTTCTTG AGGTGCTGCCCAGCCTGGGGGATGCTCCGGGCCATCTCTGAGAGGGTGGAGACACAGTCCCTGCTGAGGGTGTCCCTGGCCATCGTGACCATCAGCAGCCTGCTCACCATTGCCATCATCAGCCTG CCGCTGCTCCCTGTCCCAGCACTGGGACCACCTGGTGGGAACGAGACGAGCCGGAACACTGTGAGCAGCCAGACCTCATGTGAGCTGCTGCTG CATTACACCAGCAGCTGCATCCTGGGCTTCATTGCTTGCTCCGTCTTCCTGTGGATGAGCCTGGAGCTGAAGTTCGTGCTGCTGACCGTGGCCTTGGTGGCCTACCTGGTGCTCTTTAACATCTCTCCGTGCTGGCAGTGGGCCTGCTGCAGCCACAGCCTGGGCAACCTCACGGAGACCAACGGCACCCTCAG CTCCTCTTGTCCATGGAGTGATCTGAAGACAATGATTAATTTCTACCTGGTTCTGTTCTATGTCACCCTCGTCATGCTCTCCATGCAG ACTGACTACTACTGCCGTCTGGACTGTTTGTGGAAGAAGAAGTTCAAGAAGGAGCAGGAGGAGTTTGAGACCATGGAGAATGTGAACCGCCTTCTTCTGGAGAACGTCCTGCCAGCCCATGTGGCCGCCCACTTCATTGGCGACAAATTAAATGAG GACTGGTACCACCAGTCGTATGACTGCGTCTGTGTCATGTTTGCGTCCGTGCCGGATTTCAAAGTGTTCTATACCGAGTGCGACATCAACAAGGAAGGGCTGGAGTGCCTGCGCCTGCTGAACGAGATCATTGCGGACTTTGACGAG CTGCTGTTAAAGCCCAAGTTCAGTGGGGTGGAGAAGATCAAGACCATCGGCAGCACATACATGGCAGCAGCGGGGCTCAGCGTCACCTCAGGGCATGAGAACCAG GACCTGGAGCGGCAGCACGCCCAGATCGGCATCATGGTGGAGTTCAGCCTCGCCCTGATGAGCAAGCTGGACGGCATCAACAGGCACTCCTTCAACTCCTTCCGCCTCCGTGTCG GCATAAACCACGGGCCCGTGATTGCTGGGGTGATCGGGGCGCGGAAACCTCAGTATGACATCTGGGGAAACACGGTCAATGTTGCCAGCCGAATGGAGAGCACTGGGGAACTTGGGAAAATCCAG gtTACTGAGGAGACATGCACCATCCTGCAGGGACTGGGCTACTCCTGTGAGTGCCGCGGACTGATTAATGTCAAAGGCAAGGGCGAACTGACGACTTACTTCGTCTGCACAGACACTGCCAAGTTCCAAGGGCTGGGGCTGAACTGA